In a genomic window of Saccharothrix sp. HUAS TT1:
- a CDS encoding DUF2334 domain-containing protein, with protein sequence MAADLVVSLSGAGPSTIARCADLADELDRRRVPLSLLLAPRKAVPGPALDWVRGRVAAGDALVLHGFDHQPDPARRSVSPRRRAEFAALPAHEAGLRLVAARAALERLGLATDLFAPPGWVASPGTVVALRRHRFEVCADVTGVRQLRTGQVRTGRVRVVGEHRGHLSGVGRAARRGELVRLGVDAADLDRLGPLLEAVDLALRHGASPTTYGSTTYSSTASPRGSTTTSVPSGAVPTRTRW encoded by the coding sequence ATGGCCGCCGACCTCGTGGTTTCGCTGTCCGGCGCCGGGCCGAGCACGATCGCCCGGTGCGCCGACCTCGCCGACGAGCTGGACCGGCGGCGGGTGCCGCTGTCGCTGCTGCTGGCGCCGCGCAAGGCCGTGCCCGGCCCGGCGCTGGACTGGGTGCGCGGCCGGGTCGCCGCCGGTGACGCGCTGGTCCTGCACGGCTTCGACCACCAGCCGGACCCGGCGCGCCGGTCCGTGTCGCCGCGCAGGCGGGCCGAGTTCGCCGCGCTGCCCGCGCACGAGGCCGGCCTCCGGCTGGTCGCCGCCCGTGCCGCGCTGGAGCGGCTGGGGCTGGCCACCGACCTGTTCGCGCCGCCGGGCTGGGTCGCGTCACCGGGCACGGTCGTCGCCCTGCGGCGGCACCGGTTCGAGGTGTGCGCGGACGTGACGGGCGTGCGGCAGCTGCGCACCGGCCAGGTGCGGACCGGTCGGGTCCGGGTGGTCGGCGAGCACCGGGGCCACCTGTCCGGCGTCGGCCGGGCGGCCCGGCGCGGCGAGCTGGTGCGGCTCGGCGTGGACGCGGCGGACCTGGACCGGCTCGGGCCGCTGCTGGAGGCCGTCGACCTGGCCCTGCGCCACGGCGCGTCGCCCACCACCTACGGCTCGACCACCTACAGCTCGACCGCCTCGCCGCGGGGCAGCACGACCACCTCGGTGCCCTCGGGCGCGGTGCCGACCAGGACGCGGTGGTAG
- a CDS encoding MBL fold metallo-hydrolase, whose translation MLIVHFGHSCLLVDTGAARLLFDPGAYSAGFEQVEDLDAILITHEHPDHLDPARLPALRAANPRARLVAPFELAGAELVRGGDALDLGGAAVDVVDAPHEVIHPRLPVPVNVGYLVDRGAFYHPGDSLTAPAQRVDVLGLPTAAPWMKVSDAADFLARVGPRKAVPIHEAILAQTGIYHRVLVGTAPEGTEVVVLPRGEAVEL comes from the coding sequence TTGCTGATCGTCCACTTCGGACACTCCTGCCTGCTGGTCGACACCGGCGCGGCGCGGCTGCTGTTCGACCCCGGCGCGTACTCGGCCGGCTTCGAGCAGGTCGAGGACCTGGACGCGATCCTGATCACGCACGAGCACCCCGACCACCTGGACCCGGCCAGGCTGCCCGCCCTGCGCGCGGCCAACCCGCGGGCGCGGCTGGTCGCGCCGTTCGAGCTGGCCGGCGCGGAGCTGGTCCGGGGCGGTGACGCCCTCGACCTCGGCGGCGCGGCGGTGGACGTCGTCGACGCGCCGCACGAGGTCATCCACCCGCGGCTGCCCGTGCCGGTGAACGTCGGCTACCTGGTCGACCGCGGCGCGTTCTACCACCCCGGCGACTCGCTCACCGCGCCCGCGCAGCGGGTGGACGTCCTCGGCCTGCCGACGGCCGCGCCCTGGATGAAGGTCTCCGACGCCGCCGACTTCCTGGCGCGGGTCGGCCCGCGCAAGGCGGTGCCGATCCACGAGGCGATCCTGGCCCAGACGGGGATCTACCACCGCGTCCTGGTCGGCACCGCGCCCGAGGGCACCGAGGTGGTCGTGCTGCCCCGCGGCGAGGCGGTCGAGCTGTAG
- a CDS encoding NAD-dependent epimerase/dehydratase family protein has product MRILVLGGTVFLSKATAAEAVRRGHEVVCAARGESGRVPDGATHVAVDRDVDLGPLEGAHFDAVVDVAKMSVTWVRRALRSLTADHWTFISSCSVYADHATPGGTATLDPLEDDPDAPMSPDRYGGVKVAGEHAVLDAAGDRAFIVRAGLITGPGDPSDRFGYWPNRLSRGGRVVVPDAPDQPAQHVDVRDLAAWVVDAAERRTTGTYDAIGPANPLSLVLGEVAGAVAPPGTELVRIPEPVLQQHEVAPWVGPRSLPLWLPPTHRAMMFRDAGPALAAGLRVRPTAETALDSLEHERALGLDRTRRAGLPPDVEDALLRAADGGEQG; this is encoded by the coding sequence ATGCGCATCCTGGTGCTCGGCGGAACGGTGTTCCTCAGCAAGGCGACGGCCGCCGAGGCGGTCCGGCGCGGGCACGAGGTGGTCTGCGCGGCGCGCGGGGAGTCCGGGCGGGTGCCCGACGGGGCGACGCACGTCGCCGTCGACCGGGACGTCGACCTCGGTCCGCTGGAGGGCGCGCACTTCGACGCCGTGGTGGACGTGGCGAAGATGTCGGTCACCTGGGTCCGCCGGGCGCTGCGCTCGCTCACCGCCGACCACTGGACGTTCATCTCCAGCTGCTCCGTCTACGCCGACCACGCCACCCCCGGCGGCACGGCGACGCTCGACCCGCTGGAGGACGACCCCGACGCGCCGATGTCGCCCGACCGCTACGGCGGCGTCAAGGTGGCCGGTGAGCACGCCGTCCTCGACGCCGCCGGCGACCGGGCCTTCATCGTCCGCGCGGGCCTCATCACCGGCCCCGGCGATCCGAGCGACCGGTTCGGCTACTGGCCCAACCGGCTGTCCCGGGGCGGCCGGGTCGTGGTGCCCGACGCGCCCGACCAGCCGGCCCAGCACGTCGACGTGCGCGACCTCGCCGCCTGGGTGGTGGACGCCGCCGAGCGGCGCACCACCGGCACCTACGACGCGATCGGCCCGGCCAACCCGCTGTCGCTGGTCCTGGGCGAGGTCGCGGGCGCGGTGGCGCCGCCCGGCACCGAGCTGGTCCGCATCCCCGAACCGGTCCTCCAGCAGCACGAGGTCGCGCCGTGGGTCGGCCCCCGGTCGCTCCCCCTGTGGCTGCCGCCGACGCACCGGGCGATGATGTTCCGCGACGCCGGTCCCGCGCTGGCCGCCGGCCTCCGGGTCCGACCCACGGCGGAGACGGCGCTGGACTCGTTGGAGCACGAACGCGCCCTCGGCCTGGACCGCACCCGCCGCGCGGGGCTGCCGCCGGACGTGGAGGACGCGCTGCTGCGCGCGGCGGACGGCGGCGAACAGGGGTAG
- the purS gene encoding phosphoribosylformylglycinamidine synthase subunit PurS, with translation MARVVVDVMPKPEILDPQGQAVANALPRLGFDGITSVRQGKHFELEVADDVDDATLAKIAETFLANPVIEDWVVRRVEA, from the coding sequence GTGGCCCGAGTCGTCGTCGACGTCATGCCGAAGCCCGAAATCCTCGACCCGCAAGGACAGGCGGTGGCCAACGCGCTGCCCCGCCTCGGGTTCGACGGAATCACCAGTGTCCGCCAGGGCAAGCACTTCGAGCTGGAGGTCGCCGACGACGTCGACGACGCCACGCTCGCCAAGATCGCCGAGACGTTCCTCGCCAACCCCGTGATCGAGGACTGGGTCGTGAGGCGGGTGGAGGCATGA
- the purQ gene encoding phosphoribosylformylglycinamidine synthase subunit PurQ: MRVGVITFPGTLDDVDAERAVRYAGGEAVKLWHADHDLKDVDAVIVPGGFSYGDYLRCGAIARFAPVMQEVVDAARKGMPVLGICNGFQILCEAHLLPGALIRNHKLHFVCRDQWLKVENNSTAWTTRYDRGAEILVPLKSGEGGYQADQSTVDELEGEGRVVLRYVGDNPNGSRNNIAGITSANGRVVGLMPHPEHAIDALTGPTDDGLGMFLSLVDSVVSA, encoded by the coding sequence ATGAGGGTCGGCGTCATCACGTTCCCCGGCACGCTGGACGACGTCGACGCCGAGCGCGCGGTCCGGTACGCGGGCGGGGAGGCGGTCAAGCTCTGGCACGCCGATCACGACCTGAAGGACGTCGACGCGGTGATCGTGCCCGGCGGCTTCTCCTACGGCGACTACCTGCGCTGCGGCGCGATCGCCCGGTTCGCCCCGGTCATGCAGGAGGTCGTCGACGCGGCCCGCAAGGGCATGCCGGTCCTCGGCATCTGCAACGGCTTCCAGATCCTCTGCGAGGCGCACCTGCTGCCCGGCGCGCTCATCCGCAACCACAAGCTGCACTTCGTGTGCCGCGACCAGTGGCTGAAGGTGGAGAACAACTCCACCGCCTGGACGACCCGCTACGACCGGGGCGCCGAGATCCTGGTGCCGCTCAAGTCCGGCGAGGGCGGCTACCAGGCCGACCAGTCCACTGTGGACGAACTGGAGGGCGAGGGCCGGGTGGTGCTGCGCTACGTCGGCGACAACCCGAACGGCTCGCGCAACAACATCGCGGGCATCACCAGCGCCAACGGCCGGGTCGTCGGCCTCATGCCGCACCCGGAGCACGCGATCGACGCGCTCACCGGACCGACCGACGACGGCCTGGGCATGTTCCTCTCCCTCGTCGACTCGGTGGTGAGCGCGTGA
- the purL gene encoding phosphoribosylformylglycinamidine synthase subunit PurL — protein MAVDTVENAENTPDQEQPYKELGLKDDEYARIKDILGRRPTDAELAMYSVMWSEHCSYKSSKVHLKYFSDTTTDEMRAKMLAGIGENAGVVDIGDGWAITFKAESHNHPSYVEPYQGAATGVGGIVRDILAMGARPLAVMDPLRFGPADAPDTRRVLPGIVAGVGGYGNCLGLPNIGGEVVFDATYAGNPLVNALCVGAMRVEDLHLAHASGTGNKVVLFGARTGLDGIGGVSVLASETFDDTAGKRKKLPSVQVGDPFTEKVLIECCLELFAERIVVGIQDLGGAGLACATSELASAGDGGMRVHLERVPLRASGMTPAEILSSESQERMCAVVRPEDMDAFMAVCAKWDVIATEIGEVTEGDRLVITWHDEVVLDVPPRTVAHEGPVYDRPIERPADQDELQADTPDRLPRPADEDLLDLVKTMAASPNLASKRWVTQQYDRYVRGGTVLAQPADSGMIRIDESTNRGVALATDCNGRYAKLDPYAGAKLALAEAYRNVATTGATPVAVTNCLNFGSPEDPAVMWQFERAVKGLADGCAELGIPVTGGNVSFYNQTGATAILPTPVVGVLGVIDDVRRRTPTGIGAEAGETLLLLGETRAEFGGSEWAHVVHGHLGGLPPEVDLAREKLLGEVLVAGSRDGMLSAAHDLSDGGLAQALVETCLIGEVGARVFLEGDKFTALFSESAGRVLVAVPRTEELRFTDMCTARGLPWRKVGVVDPESAALEVQDLGSLPLDELREAWEGTLPALFD, from the coding sequence ATGGCCGTCGACACCGTCGAGAACGCGGAGAACACGCCCGACCAGGAGCAGCCCTACAAGGAGCTGGGCCTGAAGGACGACGAGTACGCCCGCATCAAGGACATCCTGGGCCGCCGCCCCACGGACGCCGAGCTGGCCATGTACTCGGTGATGTGGAGCGAGCACTGCTCCTACAAGTCGTCCAAGGTGCACCTGAAGTACTTCAGCGACACGACCACCGACGAGATGCGCGCGAAGATGCTCGCGGGCATCGGCGAGAACGCGGGCGTGGTCGACATCGGCGACGGCTGGGCGATCACGTTCAAGGCCGAGAGCCACAACCACCCGTCCTACGTCGAGCCCTACCAGGGCGCGGCGACGGGCGTCGGCGGCATCGTGCGCGACATCCTGGCGATGGGCGCGCGCCCGCTGGCCGTGATGGACCCGCTGCGGTTCGGCCCGGCCGACGCGCCGGACACCCGGCGCGTGCTGCCCGGGATCGTCGCGGGCGTCGGCGGCTACGGCAACTGCCTCGGCCTGCCGAACATCGGCGGCGAGGTCGTGTTCGACGCGACGTACGCGGGCAACCCGCTGGTCAACGCCCTGTGCGTGGGCGCGATGCGGGTCGAGGACCTGCACCTGGCGCACGCCTCGGGCACCGGCAACAAGGTGGTCCTGTTCGGCGCGCGCACCGGTCTGGACGGCATCGGCGGCGTGTCCGTGCTGGCCAGCGAGACGTTCGACGACACCGCCGGCAAGCGCAAGAAGCTGCCGAGCGTGCAGGTGGGCGACCCGTTCACCGAGAAGGTGCTAATCGAGTGCTGCCTGGAGCTGTTCGCCGAGCGCATCGTCGTCGGCATCCAGGACCTGGGCGGCGCGGGCCTGGCGTGCGCGACGTCGGAGCTGGCCAGCGCCGGTGACGGCGGCATGCGCGTGCACCTGGAGCGGGTGCCGCTGCGCGCGTCGGGCATGACGCCGGCGGAGATCCTGTCCAGCGAGTCGCAGGAGCGCATGTGCGCGGTCGTGCGGCCGGAGGACATGGACGCGTTCATGGCGGTCTGCGCGAAGTGGGACGTCATCGCGACCGAGATCGGCGAGGTCACCGAGGGCGACCGGCTGGTGATCACCTGGCACGACGAGGTCGTGCTGGACGTGCCGCCGCGCACGGTGGCGCACGAGGGCCCGGTGTACGACCGGCCGATCGAGCGGCCCGCGGACCAGGACGAGCTGCAGGCCGACACGCCGGACCGGCTGCCCAGGCCCGCCGACGAGGACCTGCTCGACCTGGTCAAGACCATGGCGGCGTCGCCGAACCTGGCGTCGAAGCGGTGGGTCACCCAGCAGTACGACCGGTACGTGCGCGGCGGCACGGTGCTCGCGCAGCCCGCCGACTCGGGCATGATCCGGATCGACGAGTCGACCAACCGGGGCGTGGCGCTGGCCACGGACTGCAACGGCCGCTACGCCAAGCTGGACCCGTACGCGGGCGCGAAGCTGGCGCTGGCCGAGGCGTACCGGAACGTGGCGACGACGGGCGCGACGCCGGTCGCCGTGACGAACTGCCTGAACTTCGGCTCGCCGGAGGACCCGGCGGTGATGTGGCAGTTCGAGCGGGCCGTGAAGGGCCTCGCGGACGGCTGCGCCGAGCTGGGCATCCCGGTCACCGGCGGCAACGTCAGCTTCTACAACCAGACCGGCGCGACGGCGATCCTGCCGACGCCGGTGGTGGGCGTGCTCGGCGTGATCGACGACGTCCGCCGCCGCACCCCGACCGGGATCGGCGCGGAGGCGGGCGAGACGCTGCTGCTGCTCGGCGAGACGCGGGCGGAGTTCGGCGGCTCGGAGTGGGCGCACGTCGTGCACGGCCACCTGGGCGGCTTGCCGCCGGAGGTGGACCTGGCCCGGGAGAAGCTGCTCGGCGAGGTGCTGGTGGCGGGTTCGCGCGACGGCATGCTGTCCGCCGCGCACGACCTGTCCGACGGCGGCCTGGCGCAGGCGCTGGTGGAGACGTGCCTGATCGGCGAGGTCGGCGCGCGGGTGTTCCTCGAGGGCGACAAGTTCACCGCGCTGTTCAGCGAGTCGGCCGGCCGCGTCCTGGTCGCCGTGCCGCGCACGGAGGAGCTGCGGTTCACCGACATGTGCACCGCGCGCGGCCTGCCGTGGCGCAAGGTCGGCGTGGTCGACCCGGAGTCGGCGGCGCTGGAGGTCCAGGACCTCGGCTCGCTGCCGCTGGACGAGCTGCGCGAGGCGTGGGAGGGCACCCTCCCGGCGCTGTTCGACTGA
- a CDS encoding lysozyme: MGSQIAKHEGRGDQRIVIPTDPNAQAVVYGIDVSGHQGNVDWAYWWNQGKRFAYVKATESTGYRNPYFAQQYNGSYNIGMIRGAYHFALPDRSAGATQADYFVNNGGGWSRDGKTLPGALDMEYNPYGSTCYGLSKAGMTSWILSFSDRYHARTGRWPVIYTSTSWWNQCVSGDFSSTNPLWVARYSSTVGTLPYAWPIYTIWQYSSSPIDQNQFNGAYDRLQALANG, encoded by the coding sequence ATGGGCTCGCAGATCGCCAAGCACGAAGGGCGCGGTGACCAGCGCATCGTCATCCCGACCGACCCGAACGCCCAGGCCGTCGTGTACGGCATCGACGTCAGCGGCCACCAGGGCAACGTCGACTGGGCGTACTGGTGGAACCAGGGCAAGCGGTTCGCCTACGTCAAGGCCACCGAGAGCACCGGCTACCGCAACCCGTACTTCGCGCAGCAGTACAACGGGTCCTACAACATCGGCATGATCCGCGGCGCGTACCACTTCGCGCTGCCGGACCGGTCCGCCGGCGCCACCCAGGCCGACTACTTCGTCAACAACGGCGGCGGCTGGTCCCGGGACGGCAAGACCCTGCCCGGCGCGCTCGACATGGAGTACAACCCGTACGGCTCGACCTGCTACGGGCTGTCCAAGGCGGGCATGACCTCGTGGATCCTGTCGTTCAGCGACCGCTACCACGCCCGCACCGGCCGCTGGCCGGTCATCTACACGTCCACCAGCTGGTGGAACCAGTGCGTGAGCGGCGACTTCAGCTCCACCAACCCGCTGTGGGTCGCCCGCTACTCGTCCACCGTCGGCACCCTGCCCTACGCGTGGCCGATCTACACGATCTGGCAGTACTCGTCCTCGCCCATCGACCAGAACCAGTTCAACGGCGCCTACGACCGGCTCCAGGCACTGGCCAACGGCTGA
- a CDS encoding aldo/keto reductase encodes MLTRRIGGVEVSAIGLGAMPMSLEGRPDRARSIETIRTALDRGVTLIDTADAYSADDSDFGHNEELIAEALKGVDGVMVATKGGHTRVPGGGWELDGRPEYLKAACEASLRRLGVDAIDLYQFHRPDPSVPTAESVGALAELLDEGKIKLAGVSNFDPAQIREANDVLGGRLASVQNQFSPAFRSSEPELELCAELGIAFLPWSPLGGISAAGELGERFAAFAEVGRAHGVSPQQVCLAWMLAKAPQVVPIPGSSRPASIADSADAVHLRLTDEELRRLDG; translated from the coding sequence ATGTTGACCCGCCGAATCGGAGGAGTCGAGGTCAGCGCCATCGGCCTGGGCGCGATGCCGATGTCGCTGGAGGGCCGCCCCGACCGGGCGCGGTCGATCGAGACCATCCGCACCGCGCTGGACAGGGGCGTGACGCTGATCGACACGGCCGACGCGTACTCGGCCGACGACAGCGACTTCGGGCACAACGAGGAGCTGATCGCCGAGGCGCTGAAGGGCGTCGACGGCGTCATGGTGGCCACCAAGGGCGGCCACACCCGGGTCCCCGGCGGCGGCTGGGAGCTCGACGGGCGGCCGGAGTACCTGAAGGCGGCGTGCGAGGCGTCGCTGCGCCGGCTCGGCGTGGACGCGATCGACCTCTACCAGTTCCACCGGCCGGACCCGTCGGTGCCGACCGCCGAGTCGGTCGGCGCGCTGGCCGAGCTGCTGGACGAGGGCAAGATCAAGCTCGCGGGCGTCTCCAACTTCGATCCGGCGCAGATCCGGGAGGCCAACGACGTGCTCGGCGGCCGGCTGGCGAGCGTGCAGAACCAGTTCTCGCCCGCGTTCCGGTCCAGCGAGCCGGAGCTGGAGCTGTGCGCCGAGCTGGGCATCGCGTTCCTGCCGTGGAGCCCGCTCGGCGGCATCAGCGCGGCCGGCGAGCTGGGCGAGCGGTTCGCCGCGTTCGCCGAGGTCGGCCGGGCGCACGGGGTCAGCCCGCAGCAGGTGTGCCTGGCGTGGATGCTCGCGAAGGCGCCTCAGGTGGTGCCGATCCCGGGCTCCTCGCGACCGGCGAGCATCGCCGACTCGGCCGACGCGGTGCACCTGCGGCTCACGGACGAGGAGCTGCGACGCCTGGACGGGTGA
- a CDS encoding LysR family transcriptional regulator: MELRQLEYFVAVAEECHFTRAARRMHVAQSGLSASIRALEVELGAPLFVRSTRQVELTQAGRALLVEARRALGTIDAARDAVAAVQGLLRGELAVGSIQCLHAVHLPAVLARFHELHPGVELRLRQAGSGELVDLVRAGRLDLAFVTAGRVGDDLRVSTLSSEPLVLACAPELPFAERESVRLAELAGQPFVDFNPDWGTRDEVDRALATAGVDRRVAVEVNDVHSLLDFVGFGLGVALVPKSFAVKQTRARFVDLVDAPLAETAVVTAPAVSAAASVLLDMALEAGGRLPVAG, translated from the coding sequence GTGGAACTCCGCCAGCTCGAGTACTTCGTCGCCGTGGCCGAGGAGTGCCACTTCACCCGGGCCGCCCGGCGCATGCACGTCGCCCAGTCGGGGCTGTCCGCGTCGATCCGCGCGCTGGAGGTCGAACTGGGCGCGCCGCTGTTCGTGCGCAGCACCCGCCAGGTCGAGCTGACCCAGGCCGGCCGCGCGCTGCTGGTCGAGGCGCGGCGCGCGCTGGGCACGATCGACGCGGCGCGGGACGCGGTGGCCGCCGTGCAGGGGCTGCTGCGCGGTGAGCTGGCCGTCGGCAGCATCCAGTGCCTGCACGCCGTGCACCTGCCCGCGGTGCTGGCCCGGTTCCACGAGCTGCACCCCGGCGTCGAGCTGCGGCTGCGCCAGGCGGGTTCCGGCGAGCTGGTCGACCTGGTCCGCGCGGGCCGGCTCGACCTCGCGTTCGTCACGGCCGGCCGCGTCGGCGACGACCTGCGGGTGTCCACGCTGTCCAGCGAGCCGCTGGTGCTGGCGTGCGCGCCCGAGCTGCCGTTCGCCGAGCGCGAGTCGGTGCGGCTGGCGGAGCTGGCCGGTCAGCCGTTCGTCGACTTCAACCCGGACTGGGGCACGCGGGACGAGGTGGACCGCGCGCTGGCCACCGCCGGGGTGGACCGCCGGGTCGCGGTCGAGGTCAACGACGTGCACTCGCTGCTGGACTTCGTCGGCTTCGGCCTCGGCGTCGCCCTGGTGCCGAAGTCGTTCGCGGTCAAGCAGACCCGCGCGCGGTTCGTGGACCTGGTCGACGCGCCGCTGGCGGAGACCGCCGTGGTCACCGCGCCGGCGGTGAGCGCGGCCGCGTCAGTCCTGCTCGACATGGCCCTGGAGGCGGGCGGGCGACTGCCCGTCGCCGGTTAG
- a CDS encoding pentapeptide repeat-containing protein → MRGRALFTASVLAALLVTVATTAVLLWVDPKQPKAEAVKTGGLAGGAVVALYALWLNDRRRRTEEARHELEGQKVADEKFARAVELLGNEADQVRVGAMHVLAELTRTSPGYKQTVLSVLCAYLRRPFSHPALGAKAEDPDQAYFGEPERPVTEEEDREMTVRMTAQRLITDMLPWGSDRDETPYSLDLTGAKLVHFRLEGRRLARLVARRADFYGITQFAEVELGKPALFSGATFHGRVNFRDGKFDGGISFQDTTFKRELNVTDARVGTFLHVAPTPPEHQVGALEVLPGTAFRNDPAGWRLTGDGQSPARLQGHVEQD, encoded by the coding sequence GTGCGAGGACGTGCCCTGTTCACGGCGAGCGTGCTGGCCGCGCTGCTGGTCACCGTGGCGACGACGGCGGTCCTGCTGTGGGTCGACCCGAAGCAGCCGAAGGCGGAGGCGGTCAAGACCGGCGGGCTGGCGGGCGGCGCGGTCGTCGCGCTGTACGCGCTGTGGCTCAACGACCGGCGCCGGCGGACCGAGGAGGCGCGGCACGAGCTGGAGGGTCAGAAGGTCGCCGACGAGAAGTTCGCGCGGGCCGTCGAGCTGCTGGGCAACGAGGCCGACCAGGTCCGGGTCGGCGCGATGCACGTGCTGGCCGAGCTGACCCGGACCTCGCCGGGGTACAAGCAGACCGTGCTGAGCGTGCTGTGCGCCTACCTGCGCCGCCCGTTCTCGCACCCGGCGCTCGGCGCGAAGGCGGAGGACCCGGACCAGGCGTACTTCGGCGAGCCCGAGCGGCCCGTCACGGAGGAGGAGGACCGGGAGATGACCGTGCGGATGACCGCGCAGCGGCTCATCACCGACATGCTGCCCTGGGGCTCGGACCGGGACGAGACCCCCTACAGCCTGGACCTGACCGGGGCGAAGCTCGTGCACTTCCGGCTGGAGGGCCGCCGGCTGGCCCGGTTGGTCGCCCGCCGGGCCGACTTCTACGGGATCACGCAGTTCGCCGAGGTCGAGCTCGGCAAGCCCGCGCTGTTCTCCGGCGCCACGTTCCACGGTCGGGTGAACTTCCGGGACGGGAAGTTCGACGGCGGCATCTCGTTCCAGGACACGACGTTCAAGCGCGAGCTGAACGTCACCGACGCGCGGGTCGGCACCTTCCTGCACGTCGCGCCGACACCGCCGGAGCACCAGGTCGGCGCGCTGGAGGTGCTGCCGGGCACCGCGTTCCGCAACGACCCGGCCGGCTGGCGGCTAACCGGCGACGGGCAGTCGCCCGCCCGCCTCCAGGGCCATGTCGAGCAGGACTGA
- a CDS encoding pentapeptide repeat-containing protein gives MRHLWIAGAVVVLAAAVLLVVQQRRGRTLLVPTLTGSIGAFLLVAGWLFVVDPGVPRNEAIKTGGLAGGALVALYALWLNDRRRRTDEARQRIEDARHELESARAEHDRSRVADERFARSVELLGHDAEQVRVGAMHSLAGLARSRAEYTQTVLDVLCAYLRRPFHLADRGGEGVRDERELEVRLTAQRLIADLLPRDGVEGAPHYNLDLTRAYLEYFDVSHRQVGDLVLRAAHLQESNSFHHTVVHGNAWFTDTRSQGRLYLHDMVFHAKAWFSRFGCSQPTDYRATRFLGPNKFAEVVFTGPVTFAGCEFAEPIDFEHAKFAGGVDLELARPTVARTHGMHVSLEHENALPEGWVVERRDGGVGLVRS, from the coding sequence GTGAGGCACCTGTGGATCGCGGGCGCGGTCGTCGTGCTGGCCGCGGCCGTGCTGCTGGTCGTCCAGCAGCGGCGCGGGCGCACCCTGCTGGTCCCGACGCTGACCGGGTCGATCGGGGCGTTCCTGCTGGTCGCGGGCTGGTTGTTCGTGGTCGACCCCGGTGTGCCGCGCAACGAGGCGATCAAGACCGGCGGGCTGGCGGGCGGCGCGCTGGTGGCGTTGTACGCGCTGTGGCTCAACGACCGGCGCCGGCGCACGGACGAGGCGCGGCAGCGGATCGAGGACGCCCGGCACGAGTTGGAGAGCGCGCGGGCCGAGCACGACCGGTCGCGGGTCGCCGACGAGCGGTTCGCCCGATCGGTCGAACTGCTCGGTCACGACGCGGAGCAGGTGCGGGTCGGCGCGATGCACAGCCTGGCCGGGCTGGCGCGGTCGCGCGCCGAGTACACCCAGACCGTGCTGGACGTGCTGTGCGCGTACCTGCGGCGGCCGTTCCACCTGGCGGACCGCGGCGGCGAGGGCGTCCGGGACGAGCGCGAGCTGGAGGTCCGGCTCACCGCGCAGCGGCTGATCGCCGACCTGCTGCCCCGCGACGGCGTCGAGGGCGCGCCGCACTACAACCTCGACCTGACCAGGGCGTACCTGGAGTACTTCGACGTCTCGCACCGCCAGGTCGGCGACCTGGTCCTGCGGGCCGCGCACCTGCAGGAGTCCAACTCCTTCCACCACACGGTCGTGCACGGCAACGCGTGGTTCACCGACACCCGGAGCCAGGGCCGGCTCTACCTGCACGACATGGTCTTCCACGCCAAGGCGTGGTTCAGCCGGTTCGGCTGCTCGCAGCCGACCGACTACCGCGCCACCCGGTTCCTCGGGCCGAACAAGTTCGCCGAGGTCGTGTTCACCGGTCCGGTGACGTTCGCGGGCTGCGAGTTCGCCGAGCCGATCGACTTCGAGCACGCGAAGTTCGCCGGGGGCGTGGACCTGGAGCTGGCCAGGCCGACGGTGGCGCGCACGCACGGCATGCACGTCTCGCTGGAGCACGAGAACGCGCTGCCCGAGGGCTGGGTGGTGGAGCGCCGCGACGGCGGCGTCGGACTGGTCAGGAGCTGA